DNA from Equus asinus isolate D_3611 breed Donkey chromosome 17, EquAss-T2T_v2, whole genome shotgun sequence:
TCTACTTTGACGTCTGCACTTAACCCCCTTCAAGCTCAACCTAGATCAGCTGAACCCAAGCTTACCCAAAGACACAtaagtgagaattaaatgtttgTCGTATAAGCCACAAGTTTTGGGGTGGCGTGCTACATGACATTATTGAGATGGCTGATCCAAGAATGGCATTGCAACTTTTGGTGActacacaccactcctctgtaCCTGCTGTATTTGGTGACATTAATGATTCTGTAGATAGAACAGGATTTGCCTAAGGGCTTGAACACCAGAGGCTTCATTTCCCTTCAAATGGTTTCTCTCGGCACCACACTTTCCTCATGGCATTCTTCATGTCTGTGTTTCTCAGTGTGTAGATAAGAGGGTTGAACATGGGGGCGATCATGGTGTAAAATAGGGTAAAAACCTTGTCGTTACTGACAGAATCAGCTGTTGGGACATAGGTTAAGATGAGGGGCAAGAAGAACATGAACACGACAGTGATGTGTGAGCCACAGGTTGAGAGGGCTTTGTGGCGGCCCTCAGAGGAATGGGTTCTCACAGTGGACAGGATGATGATGTAAGAAATTAGCAAAGCAACAAAAGTCAAAATGGACATCACCCCTGTTGTGGTAATGATCGCAATGACCAACAAACTGGTGTCCATGCAGGCCAGCTTTAGCAAGGGGAATACGTCACAGAAATAGTGGTCTATCTGATTGGGGCCACAGAACGGAAGTTCAATAATAATCAATACATGCAGGATTGAATGGATAAATGCTCCAATAATAGAGGCCATCACAAGGACATAGC
Protein-coding regions in this window:
- the LOC139040502 gene encoding olfactory receptor 4P4-like, with protein sequence MGHQNITEFILLGLFSDEDVKVACFVMFSFCYVAILSGNLLILLRWSRLSEQPMYFFLSYLSLMDVCFTSTVAPKLITDLLAQRKTISYNDCMSQMFYAHFFGATEIFILVAMAYDRYAAICRPLHYMVIMSRQVCYVLVMASIIGAFIHSILHVLIIIELPFCGPNQIDHYFCDVFPLLKLACMDTSLLVIAIITTTGVMSILTFVALLISYIIILSTVRTHSSEGRHKALSTCGSHITVVFMFFLPLILTYVPTADSVSNDKVFTLFYTMIAPMFNPLIYTLRNTDMKNAMRKVWCREKPFEGK